The bacterium genome window below encodes:
- a CDS encoding ATP-binding protein codes for MERKKPSLKDKITTTVALSTIFFALFILITTRYLIIEILEPVVVNRVLAIVALSAIFSVVVSVFIGLWLSGIIIKPILALQDACKKMVGGDLLARVITPIHKCWEIMGCNKKDCPSYGSEFVRCWFISGTMCMDGVIMGEYPEKLGDCHKCKVYQRYSGNEIDSLSDSFNHMASLLNRNINELQNVSMEMALGLSECFEALRKIGEGELGVKVKEVSENELLRKLELEVNKTTSNIEKLVNDAEELAIGLSECFEVLAMVSKGDFSVKMKEVSENELIAKLGRVVNQTTEVIKRNVDELKAAYSDIEKKVIEKTEEFQNAHNELVVKHSELVKREQELEVLNKELDSFVYTASHDLKEPLRGIETFSKFLLDDYWEKLDDEGKDYLRRISNGANRLKLFIDDLLSLSRISRIKNPYETFSSNDIIKDVLKRLELMIKDKDCKLKVDDNLPLVYGDKIKLKEIFYNLISNAIKHNDKKPNIEVFGEENERETIFSIKDNGIGIKEEDFIRVFEPFKRLHKRDEYGKGTGIGLAIVKKVIDEHKGRIWVESKINEGSTFYFSLPKKMVTIQSLQRKTEGG; via the coding sequence ATGGAAAGAAAAAAACCAAGCCTAAAAGATAAAATTACAACCACCGTAGCCCTATCTACCATATTTTTTGCCCTGTTTATTCTTATTACGACAAGGTATCTTATTATAGAAATCCTTGAGCCGGTAGTGGTAAATAGGGTATTGGCAATTGTTGCCTTAAGTGCTATTTTCTCGGTTGTTGTCTCCGTTTTTATTGGGCTTTGGCTATCGGGAATAATTATAAAGCCCATATTAGCCTTACAGGATGCCTGCAAAAAAATGGTTGGAGGAGATCTTTTGGCAAGGGTTATAACACCCATTCATAAATGCTGGGAGATAATGGGATGTAATAAAAAGGATTGCCCTAGCTATGGAAGTGAATTCGTAAGGTGTTGGTTTATCTCAGGAACTATGTGTATGGATGGGGTTATAATGGGAGAATATCCAGAGAAGCTTGGTGACTGCCATAAATGCAAGGTCTATCAACGCTATTCAGGTAATGAGATAGACTCCCTTTCAGACTCATTCAACCATATGGCATCCCTGCTTAACAGGAATATAAATGAGCTACAGAATGTCTCAATGGAGATGGCACTTGGTCTTTCTGAATGCTTTGAGGCTTTAAGAAAGATTGGAGAGGGTGAGCTAGGGGTAAAGGTAAAGGAGGTATCCGAAAATGAGCTTTTAAGAAAACTTGAGCTAGAGGTTAATAAAACCACCTCAAATATAGAGAAGTTGGTTAACGATGCAGAGGAGCTTGCGATTGGCCTTTCTGAGTGCTTTGAGGTTCTAGCCATGGTATCAAAGGGTGATTTTTCTGTTAAAATGAAGGAGGTATCCGAAAATGAGCTTATTGCAAAGCTTGGCAGGGTTGTAAATCAGACAACAGAGGTAATAAAAAGGAATGTGGATGAACTTAAGGCAGCATATTCTGATATAGAGAAAAAGGTTATTGAGAAAACCGAGGAGTTTCAGAATGCACATAATGAGCTTGTTGTAAAACATAGTGAGCTTGTAAAACGCGAGCAAGAGTTAGAAGTTCTTAACAAAGAGCTTGATTCGTTTGTCTATACAGCCTCCCATGACCTAAAGGAGCCATTAAGGGGCATTGAGACATTTTCAAAGTTTCTCCTGGATGACTATTGGGAAAAGCTAGATGACGAAGGAAAGGATTATTTAAGGAGAATATCAAATGGTGCAAATCGGTTAAAGCTATTTATAGATGACCTCCTCTCATTATCAAGAATATCCAGAATAAAAAATCCCTATGAAACATTTAGCTCAAATGATATAATAAAGGATGTTTTAAAGAGGCTTGAACTGATGATAAAAGATAAAGATTGTAAGCTAAAGGTAGATGATAACCTTCCATTAGTCTATGGAGATAAAATAAAACTAAAAGAGATATTCTATAACCTTATTTCAAATGCGATAAAGCATAATGATAAAAAACCAAATATAGAGGTTTTTGGAGAGGAAAATGAAAGAGAAACCATATTCTCCATTAAAGACAATGGCATTGGGATAAAAGAGGAGGATTTTATAAGGGTTTTTGAGCCATTTAAGAGGCTTCACAAAAGGGATGAATATGGAAAAGGGACAGGTATAGGATTAGCAATTGTAAAAAAGGTAATAGATGAGCATAAGGGAAGGATATGGGTTGAGAGCAAAATAAATGAAGGCTCTACATTTTACTTTAGTCTGCCAAAAAAGATGGTAACTATTCAGTCATTACAGAGAAAAACGGAGGGTGGATGA
- a CDS encoding TonB-dependent receptor, which yields MCKWLIVGMLGLVLVGPALAGEKEEIAGEEELLFREIPLVVTAAKKEQLATEAPAIVTVITEEEIKKMGARNLLDVLKTVPGFNIIQDTNEHLAAMRGIYASTNQKFLLLRDGHRLNEWTWNTIQYDYSVSLANIERIEIIRSPGASLYGSAALCAVINIITKKGKDIDGWEVKTGYGNFSQIKTDVVYGRADDERDILIYGSFGKTDGEKADIPKNRDGSGTPTDGYEYVDKYGLCYDFGLKLKENNLTFLASFSNSSYFNPRGNLGQLIEYDKANLAYEQIVRLGHLGLTYDHPFNEMQLKLRHYFDYNYWFSWQLLAPQREWEYQGLGKLFRWDVEGYSYGIDYSLSKPIFKGDLLLGSQIEMRKLQRSNSFRTYASTDTNVSQIAEEPLKPGGEYYLATYLQTEQKLTPKVITNIGARYDYYEDVGGSFNPRLAINWNFFNDYWWKVIYNEAFLNPSYFYRYVTGVMGYYGGPDLKPEKMRSYQTQLIGQFLEKKVTANVNYFYNELNDLVAPDTRVKGRYTYRNYGEITLQGIETELKARIRGIDLFANHTFQKPIEDKTDPSLQKDGLILAIPENTINLGVNYSPVKDLDINLSANYLSKMEVKQNLGTESIYYPDWEIPSVLTLNACLTLKDFWKNANVSLSCYNILDEEYYLGGTCVPYRQQGRWFLASVGYKF from the coding sequence ATGTGTAAATGGTTAATTGTGGGGATGCTGGGATTGGTCCTTGTTGGGCCTGCCTTAGCAGGGGAAAAAGAAGAAATAGCAGGTGAGGAAGAGCTGCTATTTAGAGAGATACCATTAGTTGTTACAGCAGCAAAAAAAGAACAACTTGCTACTGAGGCGCCTGCAATCGTTACTGTAATTACAGAAGAAGAGATTAAAAAAATGGGCGCACGCAACCTCCTTGATGTGTTAAAAACTGTTCCTGGATTTAACATTATTCAGGATACGAATGAACATCTTGCTGCAATGCGCGGAATCTATGCATCTACTAACCAGAAGTTTTTATTGCTTCGCGATGGACACAGGTTGAATGAATGGACATGGAACACAATTCAATACGACTACTCTGTTTCGTTAGCAAATATAGAGCGGATAGAGATTATTCGCTCCCCTGGTGCATCGCTCTATGGTTCTGCTGCATTATGTGCTGTAATAAACATCATCACAAAAAAAGGTAAAGATATTGATGGTTGGGAGGTAAAAACAGGTTATGGTAATTTCAGCCAGATAAAAACCGATGTTGTTTATGGCAGGGCTGATGATGAGCGTGATATTTTAATCTATGGTAGTTTCGGAAAAACTGATGGCGAAAAAGCAGATATACCCAAAAACCGCGATGGTTCAGGCACACCTACAGATGGTTATGAATATGTTGATAAATACGGGCTATGTTATGATTTCGGGTTAAAGTTAAAAGAAAACAATTTAACATTTTTAGCCTCGTTTTCTAACTCAAGTTATTTTAATCCGCGTGGTAATTTAGGACAACTTATTGAGTATGATAAGGCAAACCTGGCTTATGAACAAATTGTCCGCTTGGGACATTTAGGGCTTACTTATGACCATCCCTTCAATGAAATGCAACTTAAACTGCGACATTACTTTGATTACAACTACTGGTTTTCCTGGCAGCTTCTGGCACCACAGAGAGAATGGGAATATCAAGGTTTGGGGAAACTTTTCAGATGGGATGTTGAAGGTTATAGTTATGGCATAGACTATTCTCTATCTAAACCAATATTTAAGGGTGACCTTCTTCTTGGCAGCCAGATAGAGATGCGCAAGTTACAGAGATCAAATTCATTCAGAACCTATGCTTCAACAGATACCAATGTTAGTCAGATTGCTGAAGAGCCACTTAAGCCAGGCGGTGAATACTATCTTGCTACCTATCTTCAAACCGAACAGAAACTCACCCCAAAGGTTATTACTAATATCGGTGCAAGATACGATTACTATGAAGATGTCGGTGGTTCGTTCAATCCAAGATTAGCCATAAACTGGAATTTCTTTAATGACTACTGGTGGAAGGTAATCTATAATGAAGCATTTCTGAATCCAAGTTATTTCTATCGTTATGTAACCGGTGTAATGGGTTACTATGGTGGACCTGACCTAAAACCAGAAAAGATGAGAAGCTATCAAACCCAACTCATTGGTCAATTTTTAGAAAAAAAGGTTACAGCTAATGTGAATTATTTCTATAATGAATTAAATGACCTTGTCGCACCTGATACGAGGGTTAAAGGTAGATACACTTACCGCAACTATGGTGAAATAACGCTTCAGGGAATAGAGACAGAATTAAAGGCAAGGATAAGGGGAATTGACCTCTTTGCTAACCATACATTTCAAAAACCTATTGAAGATAAAACTGACCCTAGCTTACAAAAAGATGGTTTAATCCTTGCTATCCCAGAGAACACGATTAACCTGGGGGTAAATTATTCACCTGTAAAAGACCTTGATATAAACTTAAGCGCTAACTATTTAAGTAAAATGGAGGTGAAACAAAATTTAGGCACAGAGAGTATCTATTATCCAGACTGGGAAATACCATCAGTGTTAACCTTGAATGCCTGTCTAACACTAAAAGATTTCTGGAAGAATGCTAATGTTTCTTTATCCTGTTACAATATTCTTGATGAAGAATATTATCTTGGTGGCACTTGTGTTCCTTATCGTCAGCAAGGCAGATGGTTTTTAGCCAGTGTGGGATATAAATTTTAG
- a CDS encoding 6-phosphofructokinase, whose product MKIGVSTGGGDCPGLNAVIRAVVKAGLNLGWEIIGIENGLEGLLDTKKAKVLTSKDIAGILSIGGTILGTTNRGNPFKMEVKEKGKTVIKDVSDDVVAGFKKLNLDALIMIGGDGTLSIANSLYKKGLPVVGVPKTIDNDLSGTVITFGFDTAVSIVTEALDRLHSTAESHQRTMVVETMGRYAGWIALNSGVSGGADVILIPEIPFSIDSVCKKVKERYRGGKGFCIVVAAEGAKPKEGGLFTKECKDKGRQEPLLGGIANYLAGEIRNKTGKETRSLVLGHLQRGGTPTTFDRLIATRFGAAAIRLIQRGEFGRMVALRPPTVTSVSFDEAVGKMNLVSQDSDVIQTARDLGVSFGDD is encoded by the coding sequence ATGAAAATAGGTGTATCTACGGGTGGTGGTGATTGCCCTGGGCTTAATGCTGTTATAAGGGCTGTTGTTAAGGCAGGGTTAAATTTAGGATGGGAAATTATAGGCATTGAGAATGGTCTTGAGGGATTGCTTGATACAAAAAAGGCAAAGGTTCTTACATCAAAGGATATTGCGGGCATTTTAAGCATTGGTGGAACAATCCTGGGCACAACAAACAGGGGAAATCCATTTAAGATGGAGGTTAAAGAGAAAGGAAAAACCGTAATAAAGGATGTCTCTGATGATGTTGTGGCTGGTTTTAAAAAGCTCAATCTTGATGCCCTTATTATGATTGGCGGTGATGGAACTTTGTCAATTGCAAATTCTCTTTATAAAAAGGGTCTTCCCGTTGTTGGCGTTCCTAAAACAATAGATAATGACCTATCTGGAACCGTTATTACATTTGGATTTGATACAGCTGTCTCAATAGTAACAGAGGCTCTGGACAGACTCCATTCCACAGCAGAAAGCCATCAAAGGACAATGGTTGTAGAGACAATGGGCAGGTATGCAGGATGGATTGCCTTAAACTCAGGGGTTTCTGGTGGAGCTGATGTTATTTTAATTCCCGAGATTCCATTTTCTATAGATTCTGTTTGCAAAAAGGTAAAGGAAAGATATAGAGGAGGAAAAGGATTTTGCATAGTTGTTGCCGCAGAGGGAGCAAAGCCAAAAGAAGGAGGGCTTTTTACAAAGGAGTGTAAGGATAAAGGGAGGCAGGAACCCCTTTTAGGTGGCATTGCAAATTATCTAGCAGGTGAAATAAGAAATAAAACAGGAAAGGAAACAAGGTCTTTGGTATTAGGTCATTTGCAAAGGGGAGGAACACCAACAACATTTGACAGGCTTATTGCCACAAGGTTTGGTGCGGCTGCTATAAGGCTTATCCAAAGAGGTGAATTTGGAAGGATGGTTGCCTTAAGACCACCAACAGTAACCTCTGTCTCCTTTGATGAGGCTGTTGGTAAGATGAACCTTGTCTCGCAGGATTCCGATGTCATCCAAACAGCAAGGGATTTAGGCGTTTCCTTTGGGGATGATTGA
- the aroB gene encoding 3-dehydroquinate synthase translates to MIDRSQRVRESGIKEIIQVNLGKKSYPIFIGFNLLDKTGDYAKEFGDSCFIISQPKIFSLYGERLKSSLEKNGIFAKECLIGEGEEHKSFETLKNLLESLVLFDASLKKTFIINLGGGIVSDVGGFVAAIYKRGISYVNIPTTLLANVDSGVGGKTGVNLLGIKNIIGSFHQPCLVISDLSLLKSLPKEEIISAMAEVVKYGVIWDSRFFTYIEKNLHNILSLKSPYIEHIVTRCYKIKAGIVQKDEFDKKGIRVILNYGHTIGHSLEAAGLVQRHGEAISIGMVGINQLAVQLGMLKEDEEQRIKALLLKIGLPVNIKTSNIDKIMSSLLHDKKFMGNVRLVIPERIGKVGLVSEIDEKEITFVLKEMMD, encoded by the coding sequence ATGATTGATAGGAGTCAGAGAGTCAGAGAATCAGGGATTAAGGAAATAATTCAAGTTAATCTTGGAAAAAAAAGTTATCCTATCTTTATTGGCTTTAATTTATTAGACAAAACAGGAGATTATGCAAAAGAGTTTGGCGATTCTTGCTTTATAATTAGCCAGCCAAAAATCTTTTCATTATACGGCGAAAGATTAAAAAGCTCACTTGAAAAAAATGGCATTTTTGCAAAAGAATGCTTGATAGGGGAAGGTGAGGAGCATAAATCCTTTGAAACCCTGAAAAATCTTCTTGAAAGCCTTGTTTTGTTTGATGCTTCCCTTAAGAAGACATTCATTATAAATCTTGGAGGAGGGATTGTTAGTGATGTTGGTGGATTTGTTGCAGCAATTTATAAAAGGGGGATAAGCTATGTAAATATTCCAACAACATTATTAGCAAATGTTGATTCTGGTGTAGGTGGAAAAACAGGCGTGAACCTTTTAGGAATAAAAAATATTATCGGCTCTTTCCACCAGCCATGCCTTGTTATATCTGACCTTTCCTTGCTTAAAAGCCTTCCAAAAGAGGAGATAATATCTGCTATGGCTGAGGTAGTAAAATATGGTGTGATATGGGACAGCCGATTTTTTACCTACATTGAGAAAAACCTTCACAATATTTTATCCTTAAAAAGCCCTTATATTGAACACATTGTTACAAGGTGCTATAAAATAAAGGCAGGAATTGTCCAGAAGGATGAGTTTGATAAAAAGGGAATAAGGGTGATATTGAATTATGGACATACAATCGGACACAGCCTTGAAGCTGCTGGTCTTGTCCAAAGGCATGGAGAGGCTATATCCATTGGTATGGTAGGGATAAATCAGCTTGCTGTCCAATTAGGAATGCTAAAAGAAGATGAGGAGCAAAGGATAAAAGCCCTCCTCTTAAAAATAGGCTTGCCTGTTAATATTAAAACATCCAATATTGATAAGATAATGTCTAGCCTATTGCACGACAAAAAATTTATGGGGAATGTAAGGCTTGTTATTCCTGAAAGAATAGGAAAGGTAGGGCTGGTTAGTGAAATAGATGAGAAAGAAATTACCTTTGTTCTCAAAGAGATGATGGATTAA
- the ppdK gene encoding pyruvate, phosphate dikinase: protein MAKYVYFFGNGKADGGTELKSLLGGKGADLAEMTNIGIPVPPGFTISTDICSYYYKNSEYPEGLRDEVDNALQKLEKAMERKFGDKENPLLVSVRSGAPISMPGMMDTILNLGLNDETIKGFIKQTGNERTAYDAYRRFIQMFSDIVLKIDIKKFEEILSAKKKKKGVVYDIELDCEDLKEVVRDYKRLLINEKKDFPQDPREQLWMSIDTVFGSWHNKRAIEYRRIYKISDTLGTAVNVQAMVFGNMGDTSGTGVAFTRNPSNGEKKLYGEYLINAQGEDVVAGIRTPKHISHLHDQMPNIYKEFERITKILEKHYKDMQDIEFTIENGNLYILQTRRGKRTPASSVKIAVDMVKERLIIKDTALLRVEAAGLKALLHPQIDPNANISSDCNGLPASPGVAIGKIVFCPDDAVKVSEKDRVILVREETSPDDIHGMAVSEGILTARGGMTSHAAVVARGMGKPCVCGCEAIKIDEKKKELIVEKKRLKEGDEITIDGTTGNVYLSRIPYIIPPRITDELNTLLSWADEKRHLKVRTNADDTEGAKKAREFGAEGIGLCRTEHMFFGEKRLPIMQEMIMAETEKDRRKALDKLLQFQREDFIGIFKEMQGLPVTIRLLDPPLHEFLPKHEELRIELIKLRVEDKEQERQKEIEGLLHKVSNLSEINPMLGLRGCRLGIVYPEISEMQTRAILEAACILAKKGIEVFPEIMIPLVSEKAEFDGQKMVVDKTAEKVFKEQGIKVKYIIGTMIEVPRAAIVADRIAESAEFFSFGTNDLTQMTFAFSRDDAERKFLPKYLTDKILKDNPFEVLDQDGVGELIKLGVSNGRKARQNLKVGICGEHGGEPSSVMFCDKAGLDYVSCSPYRVPIARLAAAQARIKK from the coding sequence ATGGCAAAATATGTATATTTCTTTGGAAATGGAAAGGCAGATGGAGGAACAGAGCTAAAATCCCTCCTGGGTGGCAAGGGTGCTGACCTTGCTGAGATGACAAATATAGGAATTCCTGTGCCACCAGGGTTTACTATCTCAACAGATATTTGTAGCTATTATTATAAAAATAGCGAATATCCAGAGGGCTTAAGGGATGAGGTTGATAATGCTTTACAAAAGCTAGAAAAAGCAATGGAGAGGAAATTTGGGGATAAGGAAAATCCTTTGCTTGTTTCTGTTAGATCTGGCGCACCAATATCTATGCCTGGAATGATGGATACAATTCTTAATCTAGGCTTAAATGATGAAACAATAAAGGGCTTTATAAAGCAGACAGGAAACGAAAGAACAGCCTATGATGCCTACAGAAGATTCATCCAGATGTTTTCTGACATTGTCTTAAAAATTGACATTAAAAAATTTGAAGAAATCCTCTCTGCAAAAAAGAAAAAAAAGGGTGTTGTCTATGATATTGAGCTTGACTGTGAAGACCTTAAGGAGGTTGTAAGGGATTACAAAAGGCTTCTTATAAACGAAAAAAAGGATTTTCCACAAGACCCAAGGGAACAGCTATGGATGTCTATAGATACAGTATTTGGCTCCTGGCATAACAAGAGGGCTATTGAATATAGAAGAATATATAAAATCTCCGATACATTGGGAACAGCTGTGAATGTCCAGGCAATGGTCTTTGGAAATATGGGAGATACATCGGGAACAGGTGTTGCATTTACAAGAAATCCATCAAATGGCGAAAAGAAGCTTTATGGCGAATATCTCATCAATGCCCAGGGAGAGGATGTTGTTGCAGGGATAAGAACACCAAAGCACATTTCCCATCTTCACGACCAAATGCCTAATATTTACAAAGAGTTTGAAAGGATTACAAAAATCCTTGAAAAGCATTATAAGGATATGCAGGATATAGAATTTACCATTGAGAATGGAAACCTTTATATTCTTCAGACAAGGAGGGGAAAAAGAACGCCTGCATCTTCTGTCAAGATTGCTGTTGATATGGTAAAAGAGAGGCTAATAATAAAGGATACCGCATTGTTAAGGGTTGAAGCAGCAGGTTTAAAAGCCCTTCTTCACCCACAGATTGACCCAAATGCAAATATATCTTCTGATTGCAATGGCCTTCCTGCCTCCCCTGGTGTTGCCATAGGAAAGATTGTATTTTGTCCAGACGATGCTGTAAAGGTTTCAGAGAAGGACAGGGTTATTTTAGTAAGGGAGGAGACATCTCCAGATGACATTCATGGAATGGCTGTATCAGAGGGAATCCTTACAGCAAGGGGAGGAATGACATCTCATGCCGCTGTTGTTGCAAGGGGAATGGGAAAGCCCTGTGTCTGCGGATGTGAGGCAATAAAGATTGATGAGAAGAAAAAAGAGCTAATAGTAGAGAAAAAGAGGCTAAAGGAGGGAGATGAAATAACAATAGATGGAACAACAGGAAATGTCTATCTTTCCCGTATTCCATACATTATTCCACCAAGGATAACAGATGAGCTAAATACCCTCCTCTCCTGGGCTGATGAGAAAAGGCATCTTAAGGTTAGAACAAATGCAGATGACACGGAGGGAGCAAAAAAGGCAAGGGAATTTGGTGCAGAGGGCATAGGCTTATGCAGGACAGAGCATATGTTCTTTGGAGAAAAAAGGCTTCCCATTATGCAGGAGATGATTATGGCAGAGACAGAAAAGGATAGGAGAAAGGCATTGGACAAGCTCCTGCAATTCCAGAGGGAAGATTTTATTGGGATATTCAAAGAGATGCAAGGGCTTCCTGTAACAATAAGGCTCCTTGACCCACCCTTACACGAATTCCTTCCAAAGCATGAGGAATTAAGGATTGAGCTTATAAAATTAAGGGTAGAAGATAAAGAACAAGAAAGGCAAAAGGAGATTGAAGGGTTATTGCATAAGGTCTCAAATCTCTCTGAGATAAATCCAATGCTTGGTTTAAGGGGATGCAGGCTTGGAATTGTCTATCCAGAAATTTCAGAGATGCAAACAAGGGCAATATTAGAGGCAGCCTGTATATTGGCAAAGAAGGGAATTGAGGTTTTCCCCGAGATAATGATTCCTTTAGTTTCAGAAAAGGCTGAATTTGATGGACAAAAAATGGTGGTAGACAAGACAGCGGAGAAGGTATTTAAAGAGCAGGGAATTAAGGTAAAATACATCATTGGAACAATGATTGAGGTTCCAAGGGCAGCAATTGTTGCAGATAGAATTGCAGAGTCTGCAGAGTTTTTCTCATTTGGAACAAATGACCTAACCCAGATGACATTTGCATTTTCAAGGGATGATGCAGAGAGAAAATTCCTTCCAAAATATTTGACAGATAAAATATTGAAGGATAACCCATTTGAGGTATTAGACCAGGATGGCGTTGGTGAGCTTATAAAGCTTGGTGTAAGCAATGGAAGAAAGGCAAGGCAGAACCTTAAGGTTGGAATATGTGGAGAGCATGGCGGAGAGCCATCATCTGTTATGTTCTGCGACAAGGCTGGTCTTGACTATGTCTCCTGCTCACCATATAGGGTTCCAATAGCTAGATTAGCGGCAGCACAAGCAAGGATAAAGAAATAA
- a CDS encoding NADH-quinone oxidoreductase subunit I has protein sequence MQAIVELIRGLWITFCHLWTRHVTIQYPRERKPVAQRFRGPTRLLLSDNEIEKCVACCLCAQYCPSGCIKISAFEDESHNKRLLSYEIDIKRCIFCGLCIEACPKEAIKQSEIYELACLDKDEMVYSKETLIKEPFVQKYK, from the coding sequence GTGCAAGCAATAGTTGAGCTTATAAGGGGGCTTTGGATTACATTTTGCCATTTATGGACAAGGCATGTTACAATCCAATATCCAAGGGAAAGAAAGCCTGTAGCACAAAGGTTTAGGGGTCCTACAAGGCTTCTTCTTTCTGACAACGAAATTGAAAAATGTGTTGCCTGTTGCCTTTGTGCCCAATATTGCCCATCTGGGTGTATAAAAATATCGGCATTTGAAGACGAATCTCATAACAAGAGGCTTTTATCGTATGAGATTGATATAAAAAGGTGCATCTTCTGTGGATTATGTATAGAAGCCTGTCCAAAGGAGGCAATAAAGCAATCAGAGATTTATGAGCTTGCGTGTTTAGATAAAGATGAGATGGTCTATTCAAAGGAGACCTTGATTAAAGAGCCTTTTGTTCAAAAATACAAATGA
- the nuoH gene encoding NADH-quinone oxidoreductase subunit NuoH translates to MNLLYDTEKLISIIYNWMQGLCKTHNIPDIALTLVIMIIVGVLVAGFVSVNTLFLVLAERKVSAWMQDRLGPMRVGPQGLLQTVADAIKLLQKEDITPSPADKILHFLAPLIMFIPAIMAYAVISWSPGIYAVSLDLGLLYILALSAIGTIGIVIAGFSSGNKWTLLGGMRSAAQMISYEVPLILSFIGVIMLNGSLNLNSVIESQKNMWFIVYQPIGFLLFLIAGCAEVNRAPFDLPEAESELVAGFHTEYSGMKFALFFLGEYANMFICACLAATLFLGGWNGIPGLPFILPPIVWFLIKAYFIIFVIMWFRWTYPRIRVDQLMGFGWKFLTPLGFLNIAITGVMISLGWI, encoded by the coding sequence ATGAACCTATTATATGACACAGAAAAACTGATTTCAATTATTTACAATTGGATGCAAGGGCTTTGCAAAACTCATAATATCCCAGATATTGCCTTGACGCTTGTCATTATGATAATTGTTGGGGTTCTTGTTGCAGGCTTTGTCTCGGTAAATACCCTTTTCCTTGTGCTTGCCGAGAGGAAGGTCTCTGCTTGGATGCAGGACAGGCTTGGCCCAATGAGGGTAGGACCCCAGGGGCTCCTTCAGACAGTAGCAGATGCCATTAAGCTCCTTCAAAAGGAGGATATTACACCATCCCCTGCAGATAAAATCCTCCATTTTCTAGCACCTTTAATTATGTTTATCCCAGCAATAATGGCTTATGCTGTTATTTCATGGTCTCCTGGTATATATGCTGTTTCCCTTGATTTAGGGCTTTTGTACATCCTTGCCCTCTCTGCTATAGGAACAATAGGCATTGTTATTGCAGGCTTCTCCTCAGGAAACAAGTGGACGCTCCTTGGTGGAATGAGGTCTGCAGCTCAAATGATCTCTTACGAGGTTCCCCTTATTTTATCCTTTATTGGTGTAATTATGCTCAATGGCTCTTTAAACCTTAATTCTGTAATTGAATCTCAAAAAAATATGTGGTTCATTGTCTATCAACCAATTGGATTTTTGCTATTTCTGATAGCTGGTTGTGCAGAGGTAAACAGGGCTCCATTTGACCTTCCAGAAGCAGAGAGCGAGCTGGTGGCAGGTTTTCATACAGAGTATTCTGGAATGAAATTTGCCTTGTTCTTCCTTGGTGAATATGCAAATATGTTTATCTGTGCTTGTCTTGCGGCAACCTTGTTCCTTGGTGGATGGAATGGAATTCCTGGTCTTCCCTTTATTCTTCCTCCAATTGTTTGGTTTCTTATAAAGGCATATTTTATAATATTTGTTATAATGTGGTTTCGCTGGACATATCCAAGAATAAGGGTTGACCAGCTTATGGGTTTTGGCTGGAAATTTTTAACACCCCTTGGCTTTTTAAATATAGCAATTACAGGGGTTATGATTTCATTGGGATGGATATGA
- a CDS encoding NADH-quinone oxidoreductase subunit J, producing the protein MEVGFYVLGALAVFSAMLAISLKSLIRAVMALALFFICIGGLYINMSCEFLGFVQILIYVGGVIVLFLFVIMTSGNIEAGKSNWILRIFGLLSSLLLFLALVWGFKKKPFILTKQGFSGIREIGDLIMTQYLIQFEVVSLLLLVVLIGAIVLLKRE; encoded by the coding sequence ATGGAGGTGGGATTTTATGTGTTGGGGGCTTTGGCGGTTTTTTCTGCTATGCTTGCCATTTCCTTAAAGAGCCTCATAAGGGCTGTTATGGCTCTCGCCCTATTTTTCATTTGCATAGGAGGATTGTATATAAATATGTCCTGTGAATTTTTAGGTTTTGTTCAAATCCTTATCTATGTTGGTGGCGTAATTGTTTTATTTCTATTTGTCATTATGACATCAGGAAATATAGAGGCAGGGAAGTCAAATTGGATTTTAAGGATATTCGGGCTTTTAAGCTCTTTACTTTTATTTTTAGCCCTTGTTTGGGGATTTAAGAAAAAACCATTTATCCTTACAAAACAAGGATTTTCTGGAATAAGGGAAATAGGAGACCTTATTATGACACAATATCTTATTCAATTTGAGGTTGTATCCCTTCTTTTGCTTGTTGTTTTAATTGGAGCAATTGTGCTTTTGAAAAGGGAATGA